The Devosia sp. MC521 genome has a segment encoding these proteins:
- a CDS encoding competence/damage-inducible protein A, with product MTQQNERVTAGMIVIGDEILSGRTKDVNIGAVADFCTDLGIDLTEVRVVSDEMDHIVDAINALRARYTYVFTSGGIGPTHDDITADAVAKAFGVALPINAQARAMLESRWKESGTEVNEARLRMARIPVGADLIVNSVSAAPGFRIGNVHVMAGVPVIMRAMLEAIGPTLHGGRKYLSRTIKAGVGEGTIGAPFAALQAEYPDVKMGSYPQMGTGRATTDLVLRCPDEARLEEATQKVLAMVAEAHVKAGIAAPQIA from the coding sequence ATGACACAGCAGAATGAGCGCGTTACCGCCGGGATGATTGTCATCGGCGATGAGATTTTGTCCGGTCGCACCAAAGATGTGAACATCGGCGCTGTTGCCGATTTCTGCACAGATCTCGGGATCGACCTCACTGAGGTCCGCGTGGTCAGCGATGAGATGGATCACATTGTTGATGCCATCAACGCCCTGCGCGCGCGCTACACCTATGTCTTCACCTCCGGCGGCATCGGTCCGACGCACGACGACATCACCGCCGATGCTGTCGCTAAAGCCTTTGGTGTCGCGCTCCCCATCAATGCCCAAGCCCGCGCCATGCTGGAATCGCGCTGGAAGGAAAGCGGCACTGAGGTGAACGAAGCGCGCCTGCGCATGGCCCGTATTCCTGTCGGCGCTGACCTCATCGTCAATTCCGTCTCCGCCGCCCCCGGCTTCCGCATCGGCAATGTCCACGTCATGGCGGGCGTCCCCGTCATCATGCGCGCCATGCTCGAAGCCATCGGCCCGACCCTCCATGGTGGCCGCAAATATCTCTCGCGCACCATCAAGGCCGGTGTGGGCGAAGGCACCATCGGCGCGCCCTTCGCGGCCCTGCAGGCGGAATATCCCGATGTTAAAATGGGCTCCTACCCGCAAATGGGCACCGGCCGCGCCACCACCGATCTCGTGCTGCGCTGCCCGGATGAAGCGCGACTCGAGGAAGCCACACAAAAAGTGCTGGCCATGGTTGCCGAGGCCCACGTAAAGGCAGGCATTGCCGCACCACAGATTGCATGA
- a CDS encoding outer membrane protein has product MPPVRSKWGALQTGLYAGANVGLGSGDVYWIGSHQFNFKGAFAGVQAGYNHDLGGLVIGAEADIQLSGIINKDTSPGRTPAVTSRIENFGSARARVGVAIDRVMPFVSGGFAWANVSLEDVTRKETEFYTGWTVGGGVEVALTDNITAKGEYFYAKFGSKQFGTGYDFDLESHVARVGLNYKF; this is encoded by the coding sequence ATGCCGCCTGTCCGGTCAAAATGGGGTGCGCTCCAGACTGGGCTTTACGCCGGTGCAAATGTCGGCTTAGGCAGTGGCGACGTCTATTGGATTGGGTCGCATCAGTTCAATTTCAAGGGTGCGTTTGCAGGCGTTCAAGCGGGTTACAACCACGATTTAGGTGGGTTGGTTATTGGCGCTGAAGCGGACATTCAGCTTTCCGGGATCATCAACAAAGATACTTCGCCTGGAAGAACGCCCGCCGTAACTTCGCGAATAGAGAACTTTGGCTCGGCGCGCGCTCGCGTAGGCGTTGCCATTGATCGCGTCATGCCATTTGTCAGCGGTGGTTTTGCTTGGGCTAATGTCAGCTTGGAAGATGTGACCAGAAAAGAAACGGAGTTTTATACTGGCTGGACTGTGGGTGGCGGCGTCGAAGTTGCTCTGACCGACAACATCACCGCTAAGGGTGAGTATTTTTATGCCAAGTTTGGAAGCAAGCAATTTGGCACGGGTTACGATTTCGACCTTGAGTCCCACGTTGCGCGCGTTGGTCTGAACTACAAGTTCTGA
- a CDS encoding IS3 family transposase (programmed frameshift), with amino-acid sequence MSKSSDEPFRRVEVITSVQRRRRWSVSEKVRLVEEAMQPGMSVSYVARRAGISPSQLFAWKRRMLEGGHAAVQADEDVVGASQVRELEKRVRDLERMLGKKTMEAEILKEALDIARPKKTDVALAVVEQSRGRYPMSAIARTLGVSRSNLIERASKPSKPRGPYRKADDVALLAELRPIIDQRPTYGYRRVSALLNRQRRKEAKPTVNTKRVLRVMQQHGLTLQKHTALRPTRTHDGVVVALRSNIRWCSDHLEIHSRNGEVVRIVFVIDACDREIIAWSAVANAGISGEMVCDLMIAAVERRFKTLKVPQRLEWLSDNGSAYIARQTAQVAAALGIDLLFTPVRSPQSNGMSEAFVKTLKRDYASTVILPDAGTILALLPGWIDDYCEVHPHSGLKFRSPREFLRLSA; translated from the exons ATGTCCAAGAGTTCAGATGAGCCGTTTCGACGGGTCGAAGTCATCACCTCCGTGCAGCGCCGGCGTCGCTGGTCCGTTTCCGAGAAGGTGCGGCTGGTTGAAGAAGCCATGCAGCCCGGCATGAGCGTTTCCTACGTGGCACGCCGCGCTGGCATTTCCCCCTCTCAGCTCTTCGCCTGGAAGCGCCGCATGCTCGAGGGCGGCCATGCGGCTGTCCAGGCCGACGAAGATGTTGTGGGCGCCTCTCAGGTCCGCGAGTTGGAGAAGCGCGTGCGCGACCTCGAGCGCATGCTGGGCAAGAAGACCATGGAAGCCGAGATCCTGAAGGAGGCTCTGGATATCGCGCGCC CCAAAAAAACGGACGTCGCCCTTGCTGTCGTGGAGCAATCCCGAGGACGATACCCCATGAGCGCCATTGCCAGAACGTTGGGCGTGTCTCGGTCTAACCTGATCGAGCGCGCCAGCAAGCCTTCAAAGCCTCGCGGACCCTATCGCAAGGCCGATGATGTGGCCCTTCTTGCCGAACTTCGCCCGATCATCGATCAACGCCCCACCTATGGCTATCGCCGCGTGTCGGCATTGCTCAACCGGCAGCGGCGTAAAGAGGCCAAACCCACCGTCAACACCAAGCGGGTTCTAAGGGTCATGCAACAGCACGGGCTCACCCTTCAAAAGCATACTGCCCTGCGGCCCACACGCACCCATGACGGGGTCGTCGTTGCCCTGCGCTCCAATATCCGCTGGTGTTCAGATCATCTAGAGATCCACTCCCGCAATGGCGAGGTGGTGCGTATCGTCTTCGTTATCGACGCCTGCGATCGGGAGATCATTGCCTGGTCGGCCGTCGCCAATGCCGGCATCTCCGGCGAGATGGTCTGCGATCTGATGATCGCGGCCGTCGAACGCCGCTTCAAGACCCTCAAGGTCCCGCAGCGACTGGAGTGGCTGTCGGACAATGGCAGCGCCTATATCGCCAGGCAGACCGCACAGGTGGCCGCAGCATTGGGCATCGACTTGCTCTTCACCCCGGTTCGAAGCCCGCAGAGCAACGGCATGTCTGAGGCGTTCGTCAAAACCCTGAAAAGGGACTATGCCTCAACCGTCATCCTCCCAGACGCCGGCACAATCCTGGCCTTGCTGCCAGGATGGATCGACGATTACTGTGAGGTTCACCCGCACTCCGGGCTCAAGTTCCGCTCACCACGCGAGTTCCTGCGCCTCAGTGCCTAA
- a CDS encoding methyl-accepting chemotaxis protein, producing the protein MRYSRHQLYVRFGEFGMATYLAVALSGMMALGFMLFRLRPTGRHLIVAVLMGLVSASLIAMRGSPMQIDMHMAFFAALAMCSLLYDIRAILVGTALVAVHHLALGLFFSDLVFYGTGGLDRIALHAVILVLEAAALIWMTINTNAALHLAEERTKDAAMRTDEAHASAKEAKYAAETTAHHAEQMQQMQAEFAAVVEAGLAGDFSKRMIGHYDDHALNELVEATNSLVDQIGRGVGATQIVLQSLARADVTLRVEGEFKGVFSDLQDNTNAVAEKLGEIVMQLKQSSNALKDATGEILSGANDLSDRTSRQASTIVGTTSIMAQLAQTVEINEQQANDASSNALAVSQLADEGGKIMQEANQAMLRMTESSQKVGDIVKFIDDIAFQTNLLALNASVEAARAGAAGKSFAVVASEVRRLAQSAGKASGEIKTLIEKSSNDIMGGTKLVADAARTLMTMVETAHANMRVMEAIAQHASGQAISIKDVTSAVKTMDEMTQHNAALVEQMNAAIEQSEAQARELDQIVDIFTTDQSSKRLRAVA; encoded by the coding sequence GTGCGCTATTCTCGCCATCAGCTCTATGTCCGCTTCGGCGAGTTTGGCATGGCCACATATCTCGCCGTCGCCTTGTCTGGGATGATGGCACTAGGGTTTATGCTGTTTCGCCTGCGTCCAACTGGCCGGCATCTCATCGTCGCTGTGCTCATGGGACTGGTGTCTGCATCGCTGATCGCTATGCGTGGCAGTCCGATGCAAATCGACATGCATATGGCGTTTTTCGCGGCGTTGGCGATGTGCTCGCTCCTCTACGACATTCGCGCCATTCTGGTGGGCACGGCATTGGTGGCGGTGCACCATTTGGCGCTAGGCCTGTTCTTTAGCGATCTGGTTTTCTATGGCACGGGTGGGTTGGATCGGATTGCCTTGCACGCTGTGATCCTGGTTCTGGAGGCAGCGGCGCTCATCTGGATGACGATCAATACCAATGCGGCGCTGCATCTCGCAGAGGAACGGACAAAGGACGCCGCGATGCGTACGGATGAAGCCCATGCGAGTGCCAAAGAGGCGAAGTACGCAGCCGAAACTACGGCTCATCATGCTGAGCAGATGCAACAAATGCAGGCTGAGTTCGCCGCGGTGGTTGAGGCGGGCCTTGCCGGGGACTTCTCGAAACGCATGATTGGGCACTATGACGATCATGCGCTCAATGAGCTTGTCGAAGCGACCAACAGCCTTGTCGATCAAATTGGGCGTGGTGTTGGTGCCACTCAAATCGTGCTTCAGTCGCTCGCTCGTGCGGATGTGACATTGCGTGTTGAAGGCGAGTTCAAGGGTGTGTTCTCAGACCTGCAGGACAACACCAACGCCGTTGCGGAAAAGCTCGGTGAGATTGTGATGCAGCTCAAGCAATCTTCGAATGCCTTGAAGGATGCGACGGGCGAAATTCTCTCTGGTGCTAATGACCTCTCGGATCGGACCAGTCGGCAGGCGTCGACGATTGTCGGCACCACCAGCATCATGGCGCAATTGGCGCAGACTGTTGAGATCAACGAACAGCAGGCCAATGACGCCAGCTCAAACGCACTCGCGGTTAGCCAGTTGGCCGACGAAGGCGGGAAGATCATGCAGGAGGCCAATCAGGCCATGCTGCGCATGACGGAATCCAGCCAGAAGGTCGGTGACATCGTCAAGTTCATCGATGACATTGCCTTCCAGACCAATCTCTTGGCCCTGAACGCTTCGGTGGAAGCAGCGCGGGCAGGTGCGGCGGGCAAGAGTTTTGCTGTCGTTGCGTCTGAAGTGCGACGTTTGGCGCAAAGCGCGGGTAAGGCCTCGGGCGAGATCAAGACGCTGATCGAAAAGAGCAGCAATGACATTATGGGCGGCACCAAGCTTGTTGCCGATGCGGCCCGGACGCTGATGACCATGGTTGAGACCGCGCATGCGAACATGCGGGTTATGGAGGCGATTGCTCAGCACGCGAGCGGGCAGGCGATCTCGATTAAAGACGTCACCTCGGCAGTGAAGACCATGGACGAGATGACCCAGCATAATGCGGCGCTGGTCGAGCAGATGAACGCGGCCATCGAGCAATCGGAGGCGCAAGCGCGAGAGCTCGATCAGATCGTTGATATTTTCACGACAGACCAGAGCAGCAAGCGGCTTCGTGCGGTCGCGTAA
- the radC gene encoding DNA repair protein RadC, whose translation MSKPPKPGDGIGEAVQPHYLGHRERARERFRTVGGEALADYELLELMLHMIIPQRDTKQLAKDLIARFGSFSEVLSASPLRLKEMKGLGETSIAHIKVMQAVAQRYGRDQIVRDQPILSSWTQLLDYFKGQMAYEDIEQFRILFLDKKNKLIADEVQQTGTVDHTPVYPREVIRRSLELSATAIILVHNHPSGDPTPSAADIRMTKEINDVARPLGIVLHDHIIIGRKGHVSLRSQNLF comes from the coding sequence ATGAGCAAACCTCCCAAGCCCGGCGATGGAATAGGTGAAGCGGTTCAGCCGCATTATCTGGGACATCGGGAACGGGCGCGGGAGCGTTTTCGAACAGTCGGCGGGGAAGCACTCGCCGACTATGAGCTTTTAGAGCTCATGCTGCATATGATCATTCCGCAGCGGGACACCAAGCAGCTCGCCAAAGACCTTATCGCGCGCTTTGGTTCATTTTCAGAAGTGCTTTCCGCATCGCCACTGCGTCTCAAGGAGATGAAGGGGCTGGGAGAGACCTCCATTGCCCATATTAAGGTGATGCAGGCTGTTGCCCAGCGCTATGGGCGCGATCAAATTGTGCGGGATCAGCCTATTCTCTCGTCGTGGACGCAGCTGCTCGATTATTTCAAAGGTCAAATGGCCTATGAGGATATCGAACAGTTCCGGATTTTGTTCCTCGATAAGAAGAACAAGCTTATCGCCGATGAGGTCCAGCAGACGGGGACTGTGGATCACACACCCGTCTATCCGCGTGAGGTGATCCGGCGATCACTGGAGCTGTCAGCGACCGCGATTATCTTGGTGCATAACCACCCGTCGGGTGATCCGACGCCGTCGGCGGCGGATATACGCATGACCAAAGAAATCAACGATGTAGCGCGTCCTTTGGGCATAGTTCTACATGACCACATCATCATCGGCCGCAAAGGCCATGTTTCGCTGCGATCACAAAATCTGTTCTAG
- the purS gene encoding phosphoribosylformylglycinamidine synthase subunit PurS, with amino-acid sequence MKARVTVTLKNGVLDPQGQAIEGSLASLGFSGVNSVRQGKVFDLEVAGTDEETARSQIKAMCEKLLANTVIENYAIEILN; translated from the coding sequence ATGAAAGCGCGCGTCACAGTCACTCTCAAGAACGGCGTTCTCGACCCACAGGGTCAGGCCATCGAAGGTTCGCTCGCGAGCCTTGGCTTCTCCGGTGTTAACTCTGTCCGTCAGGGCAAGGTGTTTGATCTAGAAGTTGCTGGAACCGATGAGGAAACTGCACGTTCTCAGATCAAAGCGATGTGCGAGAAACTTCTCGCTAACACCGTTATTGAAAACTACGCCATCGAAATCCTCAATTAA
- the purC gene encoding phosphoribosylaminoimidazolesuccinocarboxamide synthase has product MNRRRKIYEGKAKILFEGPEPGTLIQYFKDDTTAGNGARHEVLDGKGVLNNRISEFIFTKLNSMGIPTHFLRRLNMREQLIKEVEIIPLEVVVRNYAAGSLCKRLGLEPGTQLPRSIIEFYYKDDALNDPAVSEEHITAFGWATPAELDDIMSLAIRINDFLTGLFMGVGIQLVDFKIEVGRLYEGDLMRIVLADEISPDNCRLWDIKTRNKLDKDRFRENLGDLVESYREVAQRLGILVESDNALTTGPRLVQ; this is encoded by the coding sequence ATGAACCGTCGACGCAAAATCTATGAGGGCAAGGCAAAGATCCTTTTTGAGGGTCCAGAACCAGGCACTCTCATCCAGTATTTCAAGGACGACACAACGGCAGGCAACGGTGCCCGTCACGAGGTCCTCGACGGTAAGGGTGTACTGAACAATCGCATCTCTGAGTTCATCTTCACCAAGCTGAACTCCATGGGTATCCCGACCCACTTCCTGCGTCGCCTCAACATGCGCGAGCAGTTGATCAAGGAAGTCGAGATCATCCCGCTTGAGGTGGTTGTTCGCAACTATGCTGCAGGCTCGCTGTGCAAGCGCCTCGGCCTCGAACCCGGCACTCAGCTGCCGCGCTCGATCATCGAATTCTACTACAAAGACGATGCGCTGAACGACCCAGCCGTATCCGAAGAGCATATCACCGCATTCGGTTGGGCCACCCCAGCTGAGCTCGATGACATCATGAGCCTTGCGATCCGCATCAACGACTTCCTGACCGGCCTGTTCATGGGCGTGGGCATTCAGCTCGTTGACTTCAAGATCGAAGTTGGCCGCCTCTATGAAGGCGATCTGATGCGCATTGTGCTTGCTGACGAAATCAGCCCAGACAATTGCCGCCTGTGGGACATCAAGACCCGCAACAAGCTCGACAAGGACCGCTTCCGCGAAAACCTTGGCGATCTTGTCGAAAGCTACCGCGAAGTCGCTCAGCGTCTTGGCATTCTCGTCGAAAGCGACAACGCGCTGACCACTGGTCCGCGTCTGGTTCAATAA
- a CDS encoding DUF1476 domain-containing protein, with translation MSAFEDRQKGQEAKFAFDAEKQFKAEARRNKLLGIWAAELMGLEGDAAKAYETEVVAADFQEAGDEDVFRKVAGDLAVKGVSVGEDVIRQKMVALKATANEQIANEG, from the coding sequence ATGAGCGCGTTCGAAGACCGCCAGAAGGGTCAGGAAGCTAAGTTCGCATTCGATGCGGAAAAGCAGTTCAAGGCGGAAGCCCGCCGTAACAAGCTGCTCGGCATTTGGGCTGCAGAACTGATGGGTCTGGAAGGCGATGCCGCTAAGGCTTACGAAACCGAAGTCGTTGCTGCTGACTTCCAGGAAGCTGGCGACGAAGACGTGTTCCGCAAGGTCGCTGGTGACCTCGCAGTAAAGGGCGTGTCGGTTGGTGAAGACGTGATTCGTCAGAAGATGGTTGCTCTTAAGGCGACCGCTAACGAACAGATCGCTAACGAAGGCTAA
- a CDS encoding ankyrin repeat domain-containing protein, with translation MTSAHASVLQAVEQGDIAKLTAAITAGDDINERNSEGQTALLVATWQNDIAAAEKLIAAGADVNAKDNIADSPYLVAGAQGRVEILKLALANGADLKSVNRFGGTALIPAAEKGHPEAVRALLDAGVAPDHVNRLGWTALMEAVVLTNGGPIFVEIVKTLLEAGADPNIPDNDGVTALAHAKARGFNDMVAHLEAHGGK, from the coding sequence ATGACCTCCGCTCATGCTTCTGTGCTGCAAGCGGTAGAACAAGGCGACATCGCTAAACTGACAGCGGCCATAACTGCCGGCGACGACATCAATGAGCGCAATAGCGAGGGCCAAACAGCCCTCCTCGTCGCGACGTGGCAGAACGACATCGCAGCTGCCGAAAAGCTCATCGCCGCCGGAGCCGACGTCAACGCCAAGGACAATATTGCGGATAGCCCTTACCTCGTTGCGGGCGCCCAAGGCCGCGTTGAGATTCTAAAACTCGCCTTGGCCAATGGCGCTGACCTTAAAAGCGTCAACCGCTTCGGCGGCACCGCCCTCATCCCAGCGGCAGAAAAAGGCCACCCGGAAGCCGTGCGCGCGCTACTCGACGCTGGCGTTGCCCCCGACCATGTCAATCGCCTCGGCTGGACAGCCCTCATGGAAGCTGTCGTTCTCACCAATGGCGGCCCCATCTTTGTTGAGATCGTCAAAACACTGCTCGAGGCTGGGGCCGATCCAAATATCCCCGACAACGACGGCGTAACCGCCCTCGCCCACGCCAAGGCTCGTGGCTTTAACGACATGGTCGCCCATCTCGAAGCCCACGGCGGCAAGTAA
- a CDS encoding RidA family protein, with protein sequence MIERIDTGIAPSSAPINDAVRAGKHVWLVAIAEDPTTGKILQGPIEDQARRCIQNLEIAVKAAGGSLRNIVMNQIFLTDSADAAGMNAVYREFFTEQPYPVRATVVVKELLAAGLKIEITAQAVLD encoded by the coding sequence ATGATCGAACGCATCGATACCGGGATCGCCCCGTCCTCCGCCCCTATCAATGATGCTGTTCGCGCCGGAAAGCATGTGTGGCTGGTCGCCATCGCCGAAGATCCCACCACTGGTAAAATCCTCCAAGGTCCTATCGAAGACCAAGCCCGGCGCTGCATCCAAAACCTTGAGATCGCGGTTAAGGCCGCAGGGGGCTCCCTGCGCAATATCGTCATGAACCAAATCTTTCTCACCGATAGCGCCGACGCTGCTGGCATGAACGCGGTCTATCGCGAGTTCTTCACCGAACAGCCCTACCCTGTTCGGGCCACTGTGGTCGTCAAAGAATTGCTCGCTGCGGGCCTCAAGATCGAAATCACAGCCCAAGCCGTATTGGACTAA
- the map gene encoding type I methionyl aminopeptidase, whose protein sequence is MITYVDAGTKARRQPNVIPLHGAEGFEGMRKAGQLTAQALDILTQYVEAGVPTSTIDRVAYEFARDHGAVPATLFYRGFRHSLCTSINHVVCHGIPDERPLREGDIVNIDLTLVVDGWHGDSSRMYPVGEIGRKAERLIETTYASLEAGIAAVKPGNTTGDIGAAIQSVAESERMSVVRDFVGHGLGRVFHDEPNILHYGTAGTGIPLKAGMIFTIEPMINLGKPHVKVLADGWTAVTRDRTLTAQAEHCIGVTETGCEVFTLSPGGLFNPLAVRQGK, encoded by the coding sequence ATGATTACCTATGTCGACGCTGGCACGAAGGCTCGCCGCCAACCCAATGTGATTCCCCTGCATGGCGCAGAGGGCTTTGAGGGCATGCGTAAGGCTGGCCAGCTGACCGCGCAGGCGCTGGATATTCTCACCCAATATGTTGAGGCAGGCGTTCCGACCTCGACCATTGATCGGGTGGCTTATGAGTTCGCGCGCGATCATGGCGCCGTTCCGGCGACGTTGTTCTACCGCGGGTTCCGGCATTCACTGTGCACATCGATCAACCATGTCGTGTGTCACGGTATTCCCGATGAACGTCCGCTGCGCGAAGGCGATATCGTCAATATCGATCTGACGCTGGTGGTGGACGGGTGGCACGGCGACTCGAGCCGCATGTATCCTGTCGGCGAAATCGGCCGCAAGGCGGAGCGCCTGATTGAAACCACCTATGCCAGCCTTGAGGCCGGCATTGCTGCGGTGAAACCGGGCAATACGACTGGTGATATTGGCGCGGCTATTCAGTCGGTGGCGGAAAGCGAACGTATGAGCGTGGTGCGGGATTTCGTCGGGCACGGGCTGGGGCGCGTGTTCCACGATGAGCCAAACATCCTGCACTATGGTACGGCGGGCACGGGCATTCCGCTCAAGGCGGGGATGATTTTCACCATCGAGCCGATGATCAACCTCGGCAAGCCGCATGTGAAGGTTTTGGCTGACGGTTGGACGGCGGTGACGCGGGACCGGACGCTGACGGCGCAAGCCGAGCACTGTATTGGCGTTACCGAAACGGGCTGCGAGGTGTTCACGCTCTCGCCCGGTGGCCTGTTCAATCCTTTGGCGGTGCGACAGGGCAAATGA
- the purQ gene encoding phosphoribosylformylglycinamidine synthase subunit PurQ encodes MKAAVIVFPGLNRDRDMIAALTKIGGVKPDVVWHQDTDLPETDLIVIPGGFSYGDYLRCGAIAARSPIMDKVRERAAKGVKVLGVCNGFQILIEAGLLPGALMRNTSLKFACREVKLEVVNTDSAFTKGYTQGQIIRCPIAHHDGNYFADAETLARVEGNGQVAFRYAEGTNPNGSINNIAGVFNDTKNVLGLMPHPENLIEAAHGGDDGRALFAAALSQVA; translated from the coding sequence ATGAAGGCAGCTGTCATCGTGTTTCCAGGCCTTAACCGCGACCGCGATATGATCGCGGCGCTCACTAAGATCGGGGGCGTAAAGCCCGATGTCGTATGGCATCAGGATACCGATCTTCCAGAAACTGACCTGATCGTTATTCCCGGCGGTTTCTCCTATGGCGACTACCTCCGCTGCGGCGCTATCGCAGCCCGCTCGCCGATCATGGACAAGGTCCGCGAACGTGCCGCCAAGGGCGTAAAAGTTCTCGGCGTCTGCAATGGCTTCCAGATCCTGATCGAAGCCGGCCTCCTGCCCGGCGCGCTGATGCGCAACACCTCGCTCAAATTTGCGTGCCGTGAAGTGAAGCTCGAAGTCGTCAACACCGACAGCGCCTTCACCAAGGGTTACACCCAAGGCCAGATCATCCGCTGCCCGATTGCCCACCACGACGGCAATTACTTCGCCGATGCCGAAACCCTCGCTCGCGTCGAAGGCAATGGCCAAGTGGCGTTCCGCTACGCCGAAGGCACCAATCCAAACGGCTCGATCAACAACATCGCTGGCGTCTTCAATGACACCAAGAATGTTCTCGGCCTGATGCCTCATCCAGAAAACCTGATCGAAGCCGCTCATGGCGGTGATGATGGGCGCGCGCTCTTTGCTGCTGCCCTCTCTCAGGTCGCCTGA
- a CDS encoding cytochrome c biogenesis protein CcdA, which produces MEFSLTLVIGAGVLSFLSPCVLPLVPPYLTYMSGASYDQLRAEANAPGKLTLRVAITSLFFILGFSIIFVALGATATAFGQAFRQILPILTPVAGVVIIAMGLHFLGVFRISLLDRQVRHHGPGMASGPLGGFLLGLAFAIGWTPCIGPVLAAILSVAASRDSATEGAMLLGLYSLGLGIPFFLAGIAIGPFLTFFQNFKKHLGVVEKIMGVILIITGLLFITGNFTRISFWFLETFPVLATFG; this is translated from the coding sequence TTGGAATTTTCCCTCACTTTGGTCATTGGCGCCGGGGTCTTGAGCTTTTTGAGCCCCTGCGTACTGCCGCTGGTTCCGCCCTATCTGACCTATATGAGTGGCGCGAGCTACGATCAGCTCAGAGCTGAAGCCAATGCCCCCGGCAAGCTGACGCTGCGTGTGGCAATCACGTCGCTCTTCTTCATTCTCGGCTTTTCGATCATCTTCGTTGCGCTCGGCGCGACGGCGACCGCATTTGGCCAAGCCTTCCGCCAAATCCTGCCGATCCTCACGCCCGTCGCTGGTGTTGTAATCATCGCTATGGGCCTACACTTCCTCGGCGTGTTCCGCATCAGCCTTTTGGATCGTCAGGTCCGCCACCACGGCCCCGGCATGGCGTCTGGCCCGCTCGGCGGTTTCCTTCTCGGCCTTGCCTTCGCTATTGGCTGGACCCCCTGCATTGGCCCCGTCCTCGCGGCCATTTTGTCCGTTGCTGCAAGCCGCGATAGCGCCACAGAAGGCGCCATGCTACTCGGCCTCTACTCGCTTGGCCTCGGCATCCCATTCTTCTTGGCGGGCATCGCGATCGGCCCGTTCCTCACCTTCTTCCAGAATTTCAAAAAGCATCTGGGCGTGGTCGAGAAGATCATGGGCGTGATCCTCATCATCACCGGGCTCTTGTTCATCACCGGCAATTTCACCCGTATCTCGTTCTGGTTCCTCGAAACCTTCCCGGTACTGGCAACCTTCGGCTAA
- the gpt gene encoding xanthine phosphoribosyltransferase: MSTDNQKSFPVTWDQFHRDSRALAWRLAGMGTFDAVVAIARGGLVPAAIVARELNIRTVETVACKSYDHQNQTGIKVLKEITQPILDLSRSGGKILIVDDLVDTGNTARVVREMLPGAHFATVYAKPMGRELVDTFITEVSQDTWIFFPWDLDVAYVAPISGGTD, from the coding sequence TTGAGCACCGATAATCAGAAGTCCTTTCCTGTAACCTGGGACCAGTTCCACCGCGACAGCCGCGCTCTCGCATGGCGCTTGGCTGGCATGGGCACGTTCGACGCCGTTGTCGCTATTGCCCGTGGCGGTCTCGTTCCAGCCGCCATCGTTGCGCGTGAATTGAACATCCGCACCGTCGAAACCGTCGCCTGCAAGAGCTACGACCACCAGAACCAGACTGGCATCAAGGTTCTCAAGGAAATCACCCAGCCGATCCTCGATCTGTCGCGCAGCGGCGGCAAGATCCTGATCGTTGACGATCTGGTCGACACCGGCAACACCGCCCGCGTCGTCCGCGAAATGCTGCCCGGCGCGCACTTCGCCACCGTCTACGCCAAGCCAATGGGCCGCGAACTGGTCGACACCTTCATCACCGAAGTGTCCCAAGACACCTGGATCTTCTTCCCATGGGATCTGGATGTCGCCTACGTCGCCCCAATCTCCGGCGGCACCGACTGA
- a CDS encoding DUF1344 domain-containing protein produces MRKFIAPLLIAVTIAAPGAAFAASTVAPAAKPAATTPAEQTASGVVKSFDLKAHTLTLADGNIYQLPANYSTPTLKACEKVTVHWKMNGTAMEATTVTLG; encoded by the coding sequence ATGCGTAAGTTTATTGCCCCTCTCCTCATTGCCGTCACTATTGCAGCACCCGGAGCGGCCTTTGCCGCCTCGACAGTGGCACCGGCGGCCAAGCCCGCAGCCACCACACCAGCCGAGCAAACGGCAAGTGGCGTTGTGAAGAGCTTTGACCTCAAGGCACACACGCTGACCTTGGCAGATGGCAATATCTACCAATTGCCCGCCAACTACTCGACCCCAACTCTCAAGGCTTGCGAGAAAGTCACCGTGCATTGGAAGATGAACGGCACAGCCATGGAGGCAACAACCGTCACCCTCGGATAG